A region from the Ralstonia pickettii genome encodes:
- a CDS encoding aldose epimerase family protein — MSIAPALSAHAPLDGAISSATWGHLPDGEPVRLFTLRNALGMRVSISDLGATLVSWQAPDRGGRLGEILLNHATPAAYLESGSYLGGLIGRWANRIAGARFTLDGIDYALDRNEGSNLLHGGASGFHRARWDADDQDGALVLRLTSAEGDAGFPGNVAVQVRYALADDGTLSIDYEARTDAPTPINLTSHGYFNLSGKPRTDIRGHILSIDADAYLEVDAKLIPTRAVSVAGTAFDFRQAAPIGARLDWPNAQLAQTGGFDHCFVLRNSASDGRPHVRPVARLYEPGSGRELTVLTDQRGLQFYSGHKLAGTHAQRSGLCLEASAFPNQVNMPDAETVMLRPGQVYRQHTAYRVSVAGET; from the coding sequence ATGAGCATCGCGCCAGCGCTGTCCGCACACGCGCCGCTCGACGGCGCCATCTCGTCAGCAACATGGGGGCACTTGCCGGACGGTGAGCCGGTTCGGCTGTTCACGCTGCGCAATGCCTTGGGCATGCGCGTTTCGATCAGCGACCTCGGGGCGACGCTCGTCTCCTGGCAGGCGCCGGACCGCGGCGGGCGTCTGGGCGAGATTCTTCTCAACCATGCGACGCCTGCCGCCTACCTTGAATCGGGAAGCTATCTTGGGGGCTTGATCGGACGCTGGGCCAACCGGATTGCCGGCGCGCGCTTTACGCTCGACGGGATCGACTACGCGCTCGACCGCAACGAGGGCAGCAATCTGCTGCACGGGGGAGCGAGCGGGTTTCATCGGGCACGATGGGACGCCGACGATCAGGACGGCGCTTTGGTCCTGCGGCTCACGTCTGCGGAAGGCGATGCGGGATTCCCGGGCAATGTCGCCGTGCAGGTTCGCTATGCGCTTGCCGACGATGGCACGCTGTCGATCGACTACGAAGCGCGGACCGATGCGCCCACGCCGATCAACCTGACCAGCCACGGGTATTTCAACCTGAGCGGCAAACCCCGCACCGACATCAGGGGCCACATCCTGTCGATCGATGCCGATGCCTATCTGGAAGTCGATGCCAAGCTGATCCCGACACGGGCAGTGAGTGTCGCCGGCACGGCATTCGATTTTCGGCAGGCGGCGCCCATCGGGGCACGGCTGGACTGGCCTAACGCACAGTTGGCGCAGACCGGGGGATTCGACCACTGCTTCGTGCTGCGCAATTCGGCCTCGGACGGTCGTCCGCATGTGCGTCCGGTCGCGCGTCTGTATGAACCCGGCAGCGGCCGCGAGCTGACGGTGCTCACAGACCAACGCGGGCTTCAGTTCTACTCGGGCCACAAGCTGGCGGGCACGCACGCGCAGCGCAGCGGCTTATGCCTGGAAGCGAGTGCGTTTCCGAACCAGGTCAACATGCCCGATGCCGAAACAGTCATGCTGCGCCCGGGCCAGGTCTATCGGCAGCACACCGCATACCGCGTCTCCGTTGCCGGAGAAACCTGA
- a CDS encoding XylR family transcriptional regulator yields MHRQSSDPSQHARIHRIALLFNANKVYDREIIAGIGDYMRSTRVTWDLFLEEDFRCRLPGIERFDGDGIIADFDDPAVAEALRGCPLPVVAVGSSYEDAAHYPAKEPYVATDNGKLVALAYRHLIEAGLQHFALYSLPQAPENRWAQERELAFTRLRRQDNPAAPVEQEIYRGLSTSAPTWHQAISRLIEWLRGLPKPIGIIAVTDARARHLLQACMTAGFAVPEEIAIIGIDNDPLTRTLSRIPLSSVIQGTVEMGRTAAHLLHQMLGGARLAGRQILVPPVGINVLASSRHQPLASPYVMRARHFIRQYACQGIKTEQVADYVGISRSSLEEHFRRELHCTVHQEILRHKLDAAKHMLASRDVATAEVAVRCGFTSPQYMHAVFRRELDCTPREYQERTIAEGQS; encoded by the coding sequence ATGCACCGTCAATCGTCCGATCCATCGCAGCACGCGCGCATTCATCGCATTGCGCTGCTGTTCAATGCCAACAAGGTGTATGACCGCGAAATCATCGCGGGCATTGGCGACTACATGCGCTCCACCCGCGTGACGTGGGACTTGTTTCTCGAAGAGGATTTCCGCTGCCGGCTGCCCGGTATCGAGCGCTTTGACGGCGACGGCATCATTGCGGATTTCGACGACCCAGCAGTCGCCGAAGCGCTGCGCGGTTGCCCGTTGCCCGTGGTAGCCGTCGGCTCATCGTATGAAGACGCGGCGCACTACCCGGCAAAGGAACCGTATGTGGCGACCGACAACGGCAAGCTGGTCGCGCTGGCCTACCGGCACCTGATCGAAGCCGGACTTCAGCACTTTGCGCTGTACAGCCTGCCCCAGGCACCTGAGAACCGCTGGGCACAGGAGCGCGAACTGGCCTTTACGCGTTTGCGTCGGCAAGACAATCCCGCCGCCCCCGTTGAGCAGGAGATCTATCGGGGGCTTTCGACCAGCGCGCCGACCTGGCATCAGGCGATCAGCCGGTTGATCGAATGGCTGCGCGGCTTGCCCAAGCCCATCGGCATCATTGCCGTGACGGATGCGCGGGCGCGCCACCTGCTGCAGGCCTGCATGACGGCGGGGTTCGCCGTACCGGAAGAAATCGCCATCATCGGCATCGACAACGATCCGCTCACGCGCACGCTCAGCCGCATCCCGTTGTCATCGGTCATTCAGGGCACCGTGGAGATGGGTCGCACCGCCGCACATCTGCTGCATCAGATGCTGGGCGGCGCCCGCCTGGCAGGCCGGCAGATTCTCGTACCACCCGTGGGCATCAACGTGCTGGCGTCGTCCCGGCACCAGCCGCTTGCCAGCCCGTACGTCATGCGGGCGCGGCACTTCATTCGGCAATACGCCTGCCAAGGGATCAAGACCGAGCAGGTCGCGGACTACGTCGGTATCTCGCGGTCATCGCTCGAAGAACACTTTCGTCGTGAATTGCATTGCACCGTGCACCAGGAAATCCTTCGCCATAAGCTCGACGCGGCCAAGCACATGCTGGCCAGCCGTGATGTCGCAACTGCCGAAGTGGCGGTGCGCTGCGGCTTTACTTCCCCGCAATATATGCACGCCGTATTCCGCCGCGAGCTGGATTGCACACCACGCGAATACCAGGAACGCACCATCGCAGAGGGCCAATCATGA
- the xylF gene encoding D-xylose ABC transporter substrate-binding protein, giving the protein MRSNQRRCVLRAVVCGAVLASLSMTAPLAHASKAHPEIGFCIDDLRVERWSRDRDYFVAAAEKLGAKVSVQSADASEQRQISQIENLISRGVDVIVIVPFNSKALTNVVAEAKKAGIKVVSYDRLILDADVDAYISFDNEKVGELQAQGVFNVRPKGNYFLLGGAPTDNNAKMLRQGQLKVLQPAIDRGDIKVVGSQWVPEWSASAALGIVENALTANNNKIDAVVASNDGTAGGAIQALAAQKLAGKVPVSGQDADLAAVKRVIAGTQTMTVYKPLKLIATEAAQLSVALAKGDKPKYNAQYDNGKKKVDTVLLQPTQLTKDNVNLVVKDGFYTQAQIGGQ; this is encoded by the coding sequence ATGAGATCGAACCAACGCCGTTGTGTTTTGAGGGCCGTCGTTTGCGGTGCAGTGCTCGCCAGCCTGTCGATGACCGCGCCGCTGGCGCACGCGAGCAAGGCGCATCCGGAAATTGGCTTCTGTATCGACGACTTGCGCGTGGAGCGCTGGTCGCGCGACCGCGATTACTTTGTCGCTGCCGCAGAAAAGCTGGGTGCCAAGGTGTCGGTGCAATCAGCGGACGCCAGCGAGCAACGCCAGATCTCGCAGATCGAGAACCTGATCTCGCGCGGTGTCGACGTGATCGTCATCGTGCCGTTCAACTCCAAGGCGCTGACCAACGTGGTGGCCGAAGCAAAGAAGGCCGGCATCAAGGTGGTGTCGTATGACCGCCTGATTCTCGATGCCGACGTTGATGCCTACATTTCGTTCGACAACGAGAAGGTGGGTGAACTGCAAGCGCAGGGCGTCTTCAACGTGCGCCCGAAGGGCAATTATTTCCTGCTGGGCGGCGCGCCCACGGACAACAACGCCAAGATGCTGCGGCAGGGCCAGCTGAAGGTGCTGCAGCCGGCCATCGACCGCGGCGACATCAAGGTTGTCGGCTCGCAATGGGTGCCCGAGTGGAGCGCTTCTGCGGCGCTGGGTATCGTCGAAAACGCGCTGACGGCGAACAACAACAAGATCGATGCCGTGGTGGCATCCAACGACGGCACGGCGGGCGGCGCGATCCAGGCGCTGGCTGCGCAGAAGCTGGCCGGCAAGGTGCCGGTGTCGGGCCAGGATGCCGACCTTGCTGCCGTGAAGCGCGTGATTGCCGGCACGCAGACGATGACGGTCTACAAGCCGCTCAAGCTGATTGCAACGGAGGCCGCGCAGCTTTCGGTGGCCCTCGCCAAGGGTGACAAGCCCAAATACAACGCCCAGTACGACAACGGCAAGAAGAAGGTCGACACGGTGCTGCTGCAACCCACCCAACTCACGAAGGACAACGTCAATCTGGTGGTGAAAGACGGCTTCTACACGCAGGCTCAGATCGGCGGCCAGTAA
- the xylG gene encoding D-xylose ABC transporter ATP-binding protein yields the protein MSEPLLQMRGIVKTFDGVKALDGINLVVRPGECVGLCGENGAGKSTLMKVLSGVYPSGTWDGEIVWEGQPLRAGGIRDTERAGIVIIHQELMLVPELAVAENIYLGNEITLPGGRMNYAAMYQGADKLLRDLNIQGINVALPVMHYGGGHQQLIEIAKALNKRAKLLILDEPSSSLTAAETRILLDIVRDLKARGIACVYISHKLDEVEAVCDTVTVIRDGRHVSTAPMRDLTTDRIIAQMVGREITQLFPREPHPIGEVVFEARNVTCYDANNPARKRVDGVSFAVRRGEILGVAGLVGAGRTELMQAVFGAYEGASEVELVLDGKPLKIRAPLDAIRAGIAMVPEDRKRHGIVSLMSVGHNITLAVLQRFARLGRIDGAAELDTIRKEMRRLAVRAAHPTLPIASLSGGNQQKAVLTRMLLTEPRVLILDEPTRGVDVGAKYEIYRLIGDLAKRGMAIIVISSELPEVLGISDRVLVIGEGQLRGDFVNDGLTQEHILTAAIQPVRNPPRHAATFHQAGHA from the coding sequence ATGTCTGAACCGCTGTTGCAGATGCGCGGCATCGTCAAGACGTTCGACGGTGTGAAGGCGCTCGATGGTATCAACCTGGTCGTGAGGCCAGGCGAGTGTGTTGGCCTGTGCGGCGAGAACGGCGCCGGAAAGTCCACGCTCATGAAGGTGCTTTCCGGTGTGTACCCGAGCGGCACCTGGGATGGCGAAATCGTCTGGGAGGGGCAGCCACTGCGCGCCGGCGGTATTCGCGACACCGAGCGCGCGGGCATCGTCATCATCCATCAGGAACTGATGCTGGTGCCGGAATTGGCGGTCGCGGAGAACATCTATCTTGGCAACGAAATCACGCTGCCGGGTGGCCGCATGAACTACGCGGCCATGTACCAGGGCGCCGACAAGCTGCTGCGTGACCTGAACATCCAGGGTATCAACGTGGCGCTGCCCGTGATGCACTACGGCGGCGGCCACCAGCAGTTGATTGAAATCGCCAAGGCGCTCAACAAGCGCGCCAAGCTGCTGATCCTGGATGAGCCGTCGTCGTCGCTTACGGCGGCAGAGACGCGCATCCTGCTCGACATCGTGCGCGACCTGAAAGCGCGCGGCATTGCGTGCGTCTACATCTCGCACAAGCTCGATGAGGTGGAGGCGGTGTGCGACACGGTCACCGTCATCCGCGATGGCCGCCATGTTTCGACCGCGCCGATGCGTGATCTGACGACCGACCGCATCATCGCGCAGATGGTCGGCCGCGAGATCACGCAACTGTTTCCGCGCGAGCCCCATCCCATCGGGGAAGTTGTATTCGAAGCTCGCAATGTGACTTGCTACGACGCCAACAACCCGGCGCGCAAGCGGGTCGACGGCGTGTCCTTCGCGGTGCGGCGCGGCGAAATTCTTGGGGTGGCGGGATTGGTCGGGGCAGGGCGCACCGAGCTGATGCAGGCGGTGTTTGGCGCGTACGAAGGTGCCAGTGAGGTGGAGCTGGTGCTGGACGGAAAGCCGCTAAAAATTCGCGCGCCGCTGGACGCCATTCGTGCGGGCATTGCGATGGTGCCGGAAGACCGCAAGCGTCACGGTATCGTCTCGCTGATGAGCGTCGGGCACAACATCACGCTGGCCGTCCTTCAGCGTTTCGCGCGTCTCGGTCGTATCGACGGCGCGGCCGAACTCGACACGATCCGCAAGGAGATGCGGCGGCTTGCCGTGCGTGCGGCGCATCCGACGCTACCCATTGCCAGCCTGTCGGGTGGCAATCAGCAGAAGGCGGTCCTCACCCGAATGTTGCTCACGGAGCCGCGCGTTCTGATTCTGGATGAGCCGACCCGCGGCGTGGACGTCGGCGCCAAGTACGAGATCTACAGGCTGATCGGTGATCTCGCCAAGCGCGGCATGGCCATCATCGTGATCTCGTCGGAGCTGCCCGAAGTGCTTGGCATTTCGGATCGTGTGCTTGTGATCGGGGAGGGCCAACTGCGCGGCGACTTCGTGAACGACGGATTGACGCAGGAACACATTCTGACCGCAGCCATTCAGCCAGTCCGGAACCCACCCAGGCACGCAGCCACTTTCCATCAGGCAGGTCACGCATGA
- a CDS encoding sugar ABC transporter permease — protein sequence MTSQTSPQAAGGVADSRNTFKASQRLRQLFARYKILALLIAVAAIWLFFSMLTNGAFTSPRNLSNLLRQMSITGMLACGMVFVIIAGEIDLSVGSLLGLLGGVAAILDQGLGWPITATVPVVLLLGVAMGLFNGWWSTYRGVPSFIVGLGGMLAYRGILLGLTHGSTVAPVSDSFVLIGQGYLPRHVGDLMAVLIFCLLIFVVIRQRREHRRYELDVAPLWQDVAKLIVAGAVIVAFVATLNSYGGIPVPVLLVLALLGIFSWIASQTVFGRRIYSVGSNLEATRLSGINTDRVKLAIFGLMGLMCAFAGIVNTARLAAGSPSAGTMGELDAIAACFIGGTSMRGGAGTVYGALVGALVMASLDNGMSMLDVDAYWQMIVKGSILVLAVWVDVISRSGRR from the coding sequence ATGACTTCTCAAACCAGCCCACAAGCCGCCGGCGGGGTCGCCGATTCGCGCAATACGTTCAAGGCAAGCCAGCGCCTGAGGCAACTGTTCGCACGCTACAAGATCCTGGCGTTGCTGATCGCCGTGGCCGCGATCTGGCTGTTCTTTTCGATGCTGACCAACGGCGCCTTTACCTCGCCGCGCAATCTGTCCAACCTGCTGCGCCAGATGTCGATCACGGGGATGTTGGCCTGCGGGATGGTGTTCGTCATCATCGCGGGCGAGATCGATCTATCGGTCGGTTCGTTGCTCGGCTTGCTCGGTGGCGTGGCGGCCATCCTGGATCAAGGACTGGGCTGGCCGATCACGGCGACGGTGCCCGTGGTGCTGCTGCTCGGCGTGGCCATGGGCCTGTTCAACGGATGGTGGTCGACCTACCGGGGCGTGCCGTCCTTCATCGTCGGCCTGGGCGGCATGCTGGCGTATCGCGGCATCCTGCTCGGCCTGACGCATGGCTCAACCGTTGCACCGGTGTCGGACAGCTTCGTGCTGATCGGCCAGGGCTACCTGCCGCGCCACGTGGGCGACCTGATGGCGGTGCTGATCTTCTGTCTGTTGATCTTCGTGGTGATCCGGCAGCGGCGTGAGCATCGCCGCTATGAGCTCGACGTTGCGCCGCTCTGGCAAGACGTCGCCAAGCTGATTGTTGCTGGCGCGGTCATCGTGGCGTTTGTCGCCACGCTCAACAGCTATGGCGGCATTCCGGTGCCCGTTCTGCTCGTGCTGGCGCTGCTGGGCATTTTTTCTTGGATCGCCAGCCAGACGGTGTTCGGTCGCCGCATCTATTCCGTGGGTTCAAACCTTGAGGCCACGCGTCTGTCGGGCATCAACACCGATCGCGTGAAGCTCGCCATTTTCGGCCTCATGGGCCTGATGTGCGCGTTTGCGGGCATCGTCAATACGGCGCGTCTTGCCGCGGGCTCGCCGTCCGCCGGAACCATGGGCGAACTGGATGCCATTGCGGCCTGCTTCATCGGCGGCACGTCCATGCGCGGCGGCGCAGGCACCGTGTACGGCGCGTTGGTCGGTGCACTCGTGATGGCCAGCCTCGACAACGGCATGTCGATGCTCGACGTCGACGCGTACTGGCAGATGATCGTCAAGGGCAGCATCCTCGTGCTGGCCGTCTGGGTGGACGTCATCTCGCGCTCCGGCCGCCGCTGA
- a CDS encoding SDR family NAD(P)-dependent oxidoreductase, with protein sequence MSYAIYPSLVNKNVVITGGGSGIGAAIVEGFAKQGARVTFLDIARVESEALAASLGECVHPPVFRHCDLRDIDVLNATFSDIEADAGPIEVLINNAANDDRHQIGTVTQAYWDNRIEVNLRHQFFCAQAVLPSMKKLGRGVILNLGSISWHLAQADLSIYMTAKAGIEGLTRGLARDLGGFGIRVNCIVPGAVRTPRQMALWQSPESEAKLLGEQCLHERVEPEHVARMALFLASDDAARCTAREYFVDAGWYGG encoded by the coding sequence ATGTCTTATGCGATTTATCCGAGCCTTGTTAACAAGAACGTTGTGATTACCGGCGGCGGTAGCGGCATTGGCGCTGCCATCGTCGAAGGCTTTGCCAAACAGGGCGCGCGTGTCACGTTTTTGGATATTGCGCGTGTGGAGTCAGAAGCGCTGGCGGCGTCGCTTGGCGAGTGCGTGCATCCGCCGGTCTTCCGCCACTGCGATTTGCGGGATATCGATGTGCTGAACGCCACGTTCTCGGACATTGAGGCAGACGCCGGCCCCATCGAAGTCCTGATCAACAACGCCGCAAATGATGACCGCCATCAGATCGGAACCGTGACCCAGGCCTATTGGGACAACCGCATCGAGGTGAACCTGCGCCATCAGTTCTTCTGCGCGCAGGCCGTGCTGCCCAGCATGAAGAAGCTGGGGCGCGGCGTGATCCTGAACCTTGGGTCCATTTCGTGGCACCTTGCCCAGGCGGACCTCTCCATCTACATGACGGCCAAGGCCGGCATCGAGGGCCTGACGCGCGGCCTTGCGCGTGACCTTGGCGGATTCGGCATTCGCGTCAATTGCATCGTGCCCGGCGCGGTGCGCACGCCGCGGCAGATGGCGCTCTGGCAATCGCCCGAGAGCGAAGCCAAGCTGCTGGGCGAGCAATGCCTGCATGAACGCGTCGAGCCGGAACACGTGGCGCGCATGGCGCTGTTTCTTGCATCGGACGACGCTGCCCGCTGCACGGCGCGCGAGTACTTTGTCGATGCCGGATGGTACGGCGGATGA
- a CDS encoding SMP-30/gluconolactonase/LRE family protein has protein sequence MMAPIHPECVWRVGATLGEGAVWHAASRCVVFVDIKGRRLYRYDPDTDVRRSWVAPGQIGFALPCVDGSWVCGVQGGLYRFDFASGIFSRMLPVETDRPGNRLNDGYVDRTGALWFGSMDDGESEPSGQLYRVGRDGRLSVRDSGYVITNGPTASPDGRTLYHTDTLQRVVYAFDLGDDGSLERKRVFANIDGSGYPDGMAVDEEGCVWIALFGGGRIERFSPDGRCVGRVDFPCSNITKLAFGGDDLQTVYATTARKGLTDEALHTQPLAGGLFAFRAPVKGLPSTECAVDVSAAKPDQP, from the coding sequence ATGATGGCGCCCATCCATCCGGAATGCGTCTGGCGCGTTGGTGCAACGCTGGGTGAAGGTGCGGTGTGGCACGCCGCATCGCGCTGCGTGGTCTTTGTCGACATCAAGGGCAGGCGGCTCTACCGCTATGACCCGGATACCGATGTGCGCCGCAGCTGGGTCGCACCCGGCCAGATCGGCTTTGCGCTGCCCTGCGTTGACGGCAGCTGGGTCTGCGGCGTGCAGGGCGGTCTCTACCGGTTCGATTTCGCAAGCGGCATCTTCAGCCGCATGCTGCCCGTAGAGACCGATCGGCCGGGAAACCGCCTGAACGACGGCTATGTCGATCGCACCGGGGCGCTGTGGTTCGGCTCGATGGACGATGGGGAGTCGGAGCCGAGCGGGCAGCTTTACCGCGTCGGTCGGGATGGCCGACTGAGCGTGCGCGATTCTGGCTACGTCATCACGAATGGCCCGACCGCGAGCCCGGACGGCCGCACGCTCTATCACACCGATACCTTGCAGCGTGTGGTCTATGCCTTCGACCTTGGCGATGACGGCAGCCTGGAACGCAAGCGCGTCTTCGCCAACATCGACGGCTCCGGCTACCCAGACGGCATGGCTGTCGACGAGGAAGGATGCGTGTGGATCGCGTTGTTTGGCGGAGGCCGGATCGAGCGGTTCTCGCCGGACGGCCGATGCGTCGGGCGCGTCGACTTTCCGTGTTCCAACATCACCAAGCTCGCGTTCGGCGGCGATGATTTGCAGACCGTCTATGCAACCACTGCACGAAAGGGCCTGACGGACGAGGCGTTGCATACGCAGCCGCTTGCCGGCGGATTGTTTGCGTTTCGCGCGCCGGTCAAGGGTCTGCCTTCCACGGAATGTGCCGTGGACGTTTCCGCAGCGAAGCCCGATCAACCCTGA
- a CDS encoding fumarylacetoacetate hydrolase family protein produces the protein MTDIANYLPHDLEHATLVGRVWRTTANGEGPSVVVVRNGVVFDITEAVPTVSDLFEHPDALAVARQARGEDLGRVETLVERSLAADRAGNAPTLLAPNDLQAIKACGVTFAVSLIERVIEEQAGGDPAKARDVRASIVGVVGSDLSKIKPGSDAAMRLKEELQRRGAWSQYMEVGIGPDAEVFSKSQPMSAVGFGADVGLHPASRWNNPEPEIVLAVSSTGHVVGAALGNDVNLRDIEGRSALLLGKCKDNNGSCAIGPFVRLFDERFTIDTIRTTQVSLRVEGADDGFTLDGVSHMSEISRDPLDLVAQTCGPHHQYPDGFMLFLGTMFSPIKDRDAPGAGFTHHLGDRVTISAPALGALVNTVRLSTEIAPWTFGVRALYRNLAARGLIRQG, from the coding sequence ATGACCGACATCGCCAACTACTTGCCGCACGATCTTGAGCACGCAACGCTCGTCGGTCGGGTGTGGCGTACAACGGCCAACGGCGAGGGGCCATCCGTCGTGGTGGTACGCAACGGTGTCGTTTTCGACATCACGGAAGCCGTGCCGACCGTGTCGGATCTGTTCGAGCATCCTGACGCACTGGCCGTCGCCCGGCAGGCACGCGGGGAAGACCTGGGCCGCGTCGAAACGCTCGTCGAACGCTCCCTGGCTGCCGATCGTGCGGGCAACGCGCCCACCCTGCTCGCTCCGAATGATCTGCAGGCGATCAAGGCCTGCGGCGTGACGTTTGCCGTCAGCCTGATCGAGCGGGTGATTGAAGAACAGGCGGGCGGCGACCCAGCCAAGGCGCGCGACGTGCGCGCGTCCATTGTCGGCGTGGTGGGCTCGGACCTCTCCAAGATCAAGCCCGGCTCCGATGCCGCCATGCGGCTCAAGGAAGAACTGCAGCGCCGGGGCGCGTGGTCGCAATACATGGAAGTCGGCATCGGCCCCGATGCGGAAGTGTTTTCCAAATCGCAGCCGATGTCGGCAGTCGGGTTCGGCGCCGATGTGGGCCTGCATCCGGCCTCGCGGTGGAACAACCCCGAGCCGGAAATCGTGCTGGCGGTCAGCAGCACGGGGCATGTCGTCGGAGCAGCGCTGGGCAACGACGTGAACCTGCGCGACATCGAGGGGCGCTCCGCGCTGCTGCTGGGCAAATGCAAGGACAACAACGGCTCCTGCGCCATCGGCCCGTTCGTGCGCCTGTTTGACGAGCGCTTCACGATCGACACGATCCGCACGACGCAGGTATCGCTGCGCGTTGAGGGCGCCGACGACGGCTTCACGCTCGACGGCGTGAGCCACATGAGCGAGATTAGCCGCGACCCGCTCGACCTCGTGGCCCAGACCTGCGGGCCGCACCATCAGTATCCGGACGGCTTCATGCTGTTCCTCGGCACGATGTTCTCGCCGATCAAGGACCGTGACGCGCCGGGCGCCGGCTTTACGCACCACCTCGGCGATCGCGTGACGATCAGCGCGCCTGCACTCGGGGCGCTGGTCAACACGGTACGCCTGTCGACGGAAATCGCCCCTTGGACGTTCGGTGTCCGTGCCCTGTACCGCAACCTGGCGGCACGCGGGCTCATCCGTCAGGGTTGA
- a CDS encoding IclR family transcriptional regulator has protein sequence MKTDYEVPALKRIHDVLEILCAATSPVRPAALAQATGMSRSTLYLLLESLEKRRWIEKRADGYLIGLTLFELGNAYFRHDSLLAAFRRESTAFVAMHNEVVQLAVLDGTEVVYIAREDAPRPVRLVSDVGLRLPAHCCALGKALLASLDDEAVCALLPARLAAMTEHTTTRRADLLDELARIRVRGLATEREEVVAGLACFAAFVGITPLGKRVAVSSSVPVSRLDARREKRLVVGVAGMADRIGRALAQA, from the coding sequence GTGAAAACAGACTACGAGGTGCCAGCACTCAAGCGCATTCATGACGTGCTGGAAATACTTTGCGCGGCGACGTCTCCTGTGCGGCCGGCTGCGTTGGCGCAGGCGACGGGCATGTCCAGAAGCACGTTGTACCTGCTGCTGGAGTCGCTCGAAAAGCGCCGCTGGATCGAAAAGCGGGCAGACGGCTACCTGATCGGCTTGACGTTGTTCGAGCTGGGCAACGCCTATTTCCGCCACGACAGCTTGCTGGCAGCGTTCCGGCGCGAATCCACCGCCTTCGTGGCCATGCACAACGAAGTCGTGCAACTCGCCGTGCTCGACGGCACGGAAGTCGTCTACATCGCGCGGGAAGATGCGCCGCGGCCGGTGCGCCTGGTCTCGGATGTCGGTCTGCGCCTGCCGGCACATTGCTGCGCGCTGGGCAAGGCGCTGCTGGCGAGCCTCGATGACGAAGCGGTGTGTGCGCTGCTGCCGGCGCGTCTTGCCGCCATGACGGAGCACACCACCACGCGCCGCGCCGATTTGCTCGACGAGCTTGCGCGCATTCGCGTGCGGGGGCTGGCGACAGAGCGTGAGGAGGTGGTGGCGGGGCTTGCCTGCTTCGCGGCGTTCGTGGGCATCACGCCGCTCGGGAAACGCGTTGCGGTGAGTTCGAGCGTGCCCGTCAGCCGACTGGACGCCCGCAGGGAGAAACGCCTAGTCGTCGGTGTTGCGGGGATGGCGGATCGCATCGGCCGCGCGCTCGCGCAGGCATAG